One Gossypium hirsutum isolate 1008001.06 chromosome A08, Gossypium_hirsutum_v2.1, whole genome shotgun sequence genomic window, TGTTCCAGCGAGGATGCTCCACTTGCACTTTATTATCGGTATACgttgatttcattttttttttaaagaaataggTTGAATTCCTAAATGGTTTTGCTGACGTGGAGACAAAAGTGTTTCTTGTGAAACGCATTTTATGCAGAAAGAACTTTACATTGACATGTCATAGTCCCTAGTTTAGAGATTAAACCATGGTGTTTTTTTACACGTAAAATTCGtctattttcttaaatatttaataattcaatttatttctttaattttttttaagttggtaTATACCGATAATTTTATCTTTGCATATATTGTCTTGGTGAGAGATCGAATCGACATTCCTAAGAACAatacttcaaaaaaatttctcaaaAGAGCCAATCTCCCCTCAATAAATCTTAATTTAATAGTGCAATTCcttttgtttatttaatatttaattttttagaataaataatttaatctaaaatatgcATCATTAGTGGTTTATTTAAATAATGCAAATTTTCAGTGAGctcatttcatacatatataactCTAATTAAAATCACATATAGTACAAGGACATATGTGCTAAAATACAAGttatattaaaatgtaattttttattactaTAAAAGAATGACAAAATTAGACTCGACAAAGCCATCGTCGTCGGGCAACCCGAGGTGACAAGTCATCGTTACTGTGCAATTCGAGATGacatgaatgaattaaaaaaacCATCATTGTCGAGCAATCCAAGGTGGTAAGCCATTATCGTCAGGCAACCCGGGGTGGTAGGTCATTGTTGCCGGACAATCTGGGATGACATAAATGAATTAAGAAACCATCATTGTCGGGCAATCCGGGATGACATAAATGATTTAAGAAAATATCATTGCAGAGCAATCCGAGGTAGTAAGCCATTGTTACTGGGCAACCCGGGATGGCTGTCATCGTCATCGAGCAATCCGAGATGACATTATGAAGTTAATAAAGATGAGTTACAAGTTCAAAAACTTCAGTGGAAGCAGAATGCAAAATGATGTTCATGcatacttaaaagaaaaaaataaagtaattagtGATAAAATGGATGCTAAAACCAAATGGCAAAGACCTTCGGTATTATTCTAAATGCTTATGGTTGAATTGATTTCACTATACCATCTTAATGTATAAAGATATACGATTGCTTACTTATCGTGAGATTTTACTCTTTCTGGTCAGGTTAGTTCTGTAGCTACATTTTGAAACTCACTTCAGCATCCAACCGAAGCCCAAGACTCCCTAAAGTTTGTATTTCATTTGGTTATGTAAATTGACATGTACCTAGGGAAGTCACTTTAAATTTTATGTGGTTGATGAATgttgaaaatatgtttgaatgtttttaaagaatgattattatatagttttgttgttgttgataatGATAGGTTAAGTTGTTGTGAGTCTTATAGattgataaatgtatatatacatatgtatatgtgtgctTTGACAAGTTGTTAAGTTAATCCATGACTTGAAATAGAACCCTTGAATTCATGGTATGTTTGTTTAAGGTTAATATTTGATGAGTAAACTGGTTGTGTATAAACTTGATATatgtaaatgttttgatataaatcTTGTAAGTTGTTGCTATTGgtaatatgattaattagttaactgaaattttggtatttttattgcAAATATTGCATATGCATGGTCATTATCTAACTCGACATGAATGGTAATGCATTTTAGATTTAGTTCATAATGTGTGAAGGTGCcttgaggcatattggttagaaataGAATATATTGTGTTTTGGCATGGTTTTGTTTTGGACATGTTTTAGGTATGGGTTATTGCAAATTCATTTTAGGTATGGGTTATTGCAAATTCATGACATAGTTGAAGTGTTGAATTAATAGCTTGCATATTAAGGTACCTTTTGGCACACACAGGCtagcacacggttgtgtgtcgTACCCAGACATGTAACATGGCCATGAAATTGTTATAATTTGTTGGCTTCTAGGTTGACACAGCCTCAGCTTGttacacgggctggccacacgcccgtgtggcactGTATAATTGGTCAAGTGATTTTTTATACGGCATCAGTCTGATACACTATCCAGGAACACGGCTGTGTGActttaagttgaaaattttgcaTCCAGGTCCACACGACTTCAGTTAGTTGCACAACTTGgctacatggtcgtgtgactTCTTTACACATGGCTTTAGTTATTTACACGGCTTGGTGACATGGTTGTGTGACTCTTTTACACATGGCTTCAGCTTTTCACATGACTATGTGACCATTTTTACTGAATTTCCCTActtttttaagttttcaattaaTTCTCTAATTGGTTCCAGGTTGGtttaagagctttcataagctcgattaggactcaaatttatttgtaaatctTACTAAACTTGGAATACGAGATGTTTTGTTGATATTATTGAATGTTAAAGCTGCAAATGTTTGTGAATTGTTCTGTTAACTGTTGTAACATCCTGTAACTTAGGTCCAACGATCAGACCGGGTAAAGGGAGTTACACGGACTTGGCGGTCTggtcgggtaaagggtgttacacgaCTTGCTACATTTTGAATGATTTACGAACTAAGGCTGCACCTTAAACTCTATACAAATTGTGGCATGGGAGGAAGCCTACCCTAAAACGTTTTAGGATTTAGGGATGCTCGACCCATATATTGGAGAAAGATACAAGGAAGTTAGATTCAGGGATAGAATTGTGCATATTTGTAGGATATCCTAAAGAAACAAATAGCAATTTATTTTATaactgaaaaagaaaacaattataGTGTTACCTCATACTACCTTCCTAGAGGAGAGTAACATGAATGAATTTAAATCTTGAAGTAAAGAAGTAAATGAAGAACtttcaagaaataaataaagtccTATAGTAATGGTTTTGGATCCAACTCTTAATAGTAGGCCTACAAACAATTAGTAGCATAGGGAGCTTTGTTGCAGTGAGAAGGTCTCTCGTAGGCCTGAGTTCTTCCAATCTGAATGAGGTGTTTTTAACATAGAGTATGCTGAACAGGAAGATGATGACCATAGGTCATTTTTcattgtgataaatgacttgattactatttgatagtaattggcTTTTTATGAAGgaaaatgtaatggttaccatgagatcaaataggatcatattgaaagaacaaatgtcCTATgcaggtaacacacttatgacaaggtcattggatgaacaCTTATTAAGTAGCTTTCATAATGATATTTAATAAGGGAAAGCTCAGTTACAAAACTTTAGTGGAATGATTttatgactaaataagtttataattaataggtgaaaactagaatttaattataaattacttGAGCCCTAATTAAATATGTCCAATCGTCCcttcgctagctcgttgaaactagaaatgaactGCATGGTtaattaaaagaacaaaaatgaatagaaatgatgaAATAAGAGAAATGGGCCGCATTTACAAATGAATGTCTTTTCTCGCTAAGTACATAAATTACTTGAgagttaatttaagttttttgaatttttatttaattcattttagtgaaataattgaaatctgaaaatgaaattaaattaattagtcattatgaatctgttgaataaggaaaataattatatttcttgGCCAAACCAAAAGCAACAATCAAATGGCACTActtaactatatttatttaagttttaggTTATTTAGACTTAGGGAAGACTCACACATGATAAGTGTAAACACGAAGCCATAACTTAAATTCGCAACTCCTAGGAATTAGATCTAATCAAGACTCACTTAGATCTGTATACAATAgaaattattcataaaaaattagcCCCCCTAAAGCCCCCATAGGGTTCGGCAATGCAGCAAATTTTAATCGAAACTTCAAATTTGAAGTGGAAAATTATCACTACCTTAACTTGCTTATGATGACTTGCAAACAAACTCCTCAACGTTACAGTTGATCTATATGATTTGGATCCAGATCTTGGATATTTAAACAGAAGGGAAATGATAACTCGTCAAATTCGtccatatcaaaatatataaaataaaaaagagaactaCTGATACTCAATTGAAGTAAACCAAAACTTCTGCACTCACATAGATCCGCGACGATAGGAAAATAACAAAGAGTAGAGGAAGAGGAAAATATAGGCAATGACGACGAAAGGTGGTCGTGTATTGGAGGACGAATGGAGGGTGAAAAGTCTGCTGATATACAGAAATGACAGTAAAAGAAGAATAACAGGGTTCGACTTTTAAGAAGAAGGAAAGatgaccataaaaataaaatcaaatgggaggaggagaagaaagaaaataaaagaaaaactgagAACAGAGAGGGAAGAGAGGTAGGGGATGGCAGAAGGGGGAaaagagtgaaaaaaaaaacctcaacacaatattaatttaatctttgttttttaaaaaaaacttgatagCTTTTAGATAATTcagataattttttctttttttttcttgaataatcaaGTTAATCAGGTTTTCCCGGAGTTTGAGTCAGACTGAAATTTGACAACTGATAGGGGGTTGGGCAACACAAACTTAAAGGAAAAAGAATTTGTCAGTAAAGGGAATCAAACTCGGGTCTCAAGGATACTTACACTACTACTTAACCACTAAGCCAATTACTCATTCTTTTAATAACCTTAcgacatttatttttaaaataagacaTGACAAATACTAGGGTTTGaaacaaaatttgcaaaataataaaaatagtgcGAGGGAAGGGATTGAAACTTAGGTTTCAAGGACCATTTCAATAACACTTAACTAGTAGACCCGTAACTCATTTCTTTTCTACAAACACAATATAATTTAGAATATCAGGGCGTGACCACTCTCTTGGCTCACAaactcgattctactaacccaCGAGTTTTGGGATGTGACATAGACTTAGTATTGTAAAAAAACATTTTCATTATTTGTTCCATCCCCCttggtacgatcctcggaatacttccaGTATTTTGTTGtacaactatattacaatttaacccaTGCACTTGAGGACATCGTCAttattaattcttatattttttgtgttatatttattttataaatgataACTCGTTTATAGGCAGTCACAACCCTGGTAATATTTACTGGGGACTGCTGGCCACTCCTACTTTAGTTAGAGTAGTAGtgtattttctatttaaataatattatttattaaaggcTTGTTCAACTAGGATTTTCTACTTTTCTCTTTAAATAGAAAGCACCAATTGACCTAAAAATATACTTTATAGATTATTGAGTTATCGTTATTCTTCTAGAAAATAGTGGGAGTTTGTTCActaagaataaattctattttctaggaattacaatcttttctaatttttatagaAAGGATTACTttcctaataaaaataattaattcgtttcttttttgttctttggTTCTATTACTCGAGCCCATACTCATATATTACGATGCTATGTAGAGTGTTGATTTCAAGCTCCGGGAAATAGCTATGAAAGTTGAGATTAATTTTAGGGCATCTTGAAAATGAAGGAGCCTGACATATTGAAAACTGCTTTCAAGAATctgtatgggcattatgagtttctgatCATgctgtttggtttaactaattcCTCTGCtgcattcatggacttgatgaatattATTTTCCATTCGTATTTGGATTAATTTGTGGTTGTCTTCATAGACGACATTTTGCTGTATTCTCGTTCTGAAGAGGATCACGATGCACATCTGAGGATTATTTTGAAACTTTTGCGggacaaacagttgtatgcgacATTGAATAAATGTGTATTGTAGCTAGAAAGGTAACATTCTTAGGCCATGTTGTGTTAGCAGGCGGAATCCGTGTGGATCCAAAAAAAATTGAGGCTATTTTGGAGTGGAAACCATTAAGAGTGTCACTACAAGAAAATAGGGCTTTAacggcgttttatcaaaaaacgccgcaaaaattgtaaaacacagagtaatagcggcgttttaccaaaaacgccgctaaaaatggagcaatagtggcgttttagtaaaaaaacgctgctaaaaacaGAGCATTAGTGgtgcttttggtaaaacgccgctaaaaaccagagcattagcggcgcttttggtaaaacgccgcaaaaaaccagAGCATTGGCGGCGCTTTCGGTAAAATGCCGTTAAAAACCAGAGCGTTAGGGCgctttttggtaaaacgccgctaaaaaccagagcattatcggcgcttttggtaaaacgccgctaaaagtcatataacccctaaacccccaaaaaatcataaacactaatctataacctctaaaacaataattattaaaatttatggttatacaatatattaaatattttcttatataatcgtaaaagagatagttttgagtttaaaatattaaattaattatcattatagtttaaggtttatggtttaagatatatgttttagggtttaaggtttaaggtttaggagttaactagtatttgaaggtttatgatgaattatgggtttagggattataatttagggtttaggtgTTAGTGTTGGAGTTTAAGGTGTAAGGGTTtggggttaagggtttagggtttagtgtttatgggataggggttaagaggtttagggtttagattaattagtattttttaatttatatattaaatgatttcttatgtaattgtaaaagagataatattaatttgagtATATTAaacttatgattatagtttaaattatttaagaggataatagataaactttatatatattaaatggtttaagatttaatctaaaaatattttgatatattaaaaataattcaattcaaattaattcctctacacttaatttatttaagtgaaatttaaacttaaaatttagtccttatattttaatttgattagttttggtccctgtatttttcaaatcgatcaattttatcttttgtgcttttcaaaatttaaaattttagtcatgatTACTCAAATGATAGcaattatatatgtttggttaaattctgctattagtcttgGTATTGTGTGTAAAGTTGTAGGTTGAGTTCATGTtatccaattagatcattcttggtccctatacttttcaaattttgaaattttaattttgacacaAATGACAACCGTTAAATCCGTAACTGGctttttgtgagtaatatgtttgttacattagattttagaaatagcaaaacttaatgaatttaatagctaccatttaattaatactacaatttcaaattttcaaaattacaatgactaaaaataacaaaattaaagtaaaatgactaaatccacaacttacatataattcaatgactaatagaaaaataataataattaaaaatatttaacttgtttatatttaaaaaattaataaatatcaaatgaaaataacatgtatatatttataaaaaaattaaaacaatatcattaggtttaagtaaatttatgttaagtatttataaatatgatgtgttttaagtaaaatttaattggAGATTTAAGGGGTtcgcggcgtttttaaaaaaaacgcagcaaaaaaaatagtttaaccTAAACAGTATAGTTTTAATTAGAGAAAaagaaacgccgcaaaaaaaacataattgtttAACTTAAACTTCCTTtctgaaatgttttctttttctcattgCCGACACTAAAGCCCCTAATTTTTTCCCCTAAAATCAGTATCCTCAAAACACCCCCAATCTCACCCCTCCGTTTCCCTTTTCAATAAAGAAATTATCCAACAGCAGCGTCTCCAAGCTCTTATCGAAGGTGCCCACGATTACTCTGGCTCCGCTGTACTTGGATGGGGCGATGGGTATTACACGGGTGAAGAAGATAAAGGGAAAAGGAAGCTGAAAACTTTGTCTGCAGTTGTGGAGTAATTCCTTGTGGAAAGAAGGAATTTCTTGCAGAACTTCATCCAATATTCTATGCACAGTAAGTTAGGTTTTATGtgtttgttgtttttattaattagCACTAGCAATCAATGGATTTTTTGTTCTTTAGCGTTGTTGTTGTTGCCATAACAGTTTGCTACTTCGTTTCTATTCGCATTCCCACTCCCACTCCCACTCCCACATACTCATTTTGATGAAAGATTGACGAACCCACCCGCAAATTAGTTATTCTCGTGCTCTCTGTTTTCTCTTAGGTTTTTTTGTTGATGTTAATTTGTTCAAGGCAAACAATGAACGAGCAGCTGGAATTGCAAAAAGCAACAATGATATAGTAGGACATGTAAATAATGGAAGTTGCACATCCACAATAGATGGTTTAGCCAATGAAGATGCAAATCTAATGATTAAACTGAAGTTTCTTACATATAAGGTATACTTTATGAATCTCTTCATTAGATAAGCTTCCCTTTAATTATTAAAGGGATAGGGGGTTATGATTTGGCCTTCTGCTAtattatttgtttcaagaaaGTTTCATTTATTACTTGGTTTTAATTTTACAGTTCTCCCAATTAGTAATTTTCATATGATATTCCTTGAGAGTCTGATTTTCATCCTGCTTTGCCCTTACCAGTTGAGAACATTTCTGATCCACAATGGGTTGTCGATTCTTTTCAAGGATGGTCCAGCTGCTTACAGGGCTTACTATCTTAGGTAAGGTTTGAAAGGAAAGTTAAATAGTGTGATGCTATACTATTTAGTGAAAGTAAGTAGCAAAAAATTGGGGGGAGTTGTATAATGGTACGTAGGAGGCATTGGTTCTTGGTTTTAGATGGTAATCATGCTCAGATGTTGAGGCATCTCTCTCTCACAGTCTCATTCTCCCATGTTAAGCATTAACTTTCTGGCCTCCTCTCTAATTTCTAACATGTTATGAACTGTTCGTTCTTTCTGGtgatatacatacacatataagCTACAAAGTTTTTCCTCTCATGATGTTTTCATTTTTGAATCCTCAAGTAAATCCATAAAATCTGTGTAGTGGACTTCAGTTAAGCtcatttatggaaaatttatccCTTTCTGGTATTTAGGCAAATGAAGATTTGGGGCACTTTAGCAGGAAAGCAGAGAAAACTCAGCAAGAACCTCAAGTAAATAATGTTTTGTCTTTTTAAAGTCATTCTTTGTTTTGTCTTTgttcaatttctttgtttttcagTTTGACGTCGTTTGGTGGAGCGCGTTTGATTTACCTTTTAAGCCGCTACATAAAAGATTCATTAACCCATACAAAACCTGACTCGTTTCTCCTCTTCCTCTGAACGCCGGCCTCTCAAACTCCAACCAAGGAAGCACCAAACATTTATTTGGTAAACTTTTTATTCATTTGTTAAGACTTCTGCTTGCTTTTGTTATCTGGGTTTCTACGGTTCAATAATATATGTAAGATTTTCtgattttcataaattttctGGGTTTTTCCTTGTATTAGCAGAAAGTTTAAGGTGGTGAACTTGAGCTTGTTTATGCTGTTATCTTTCTGTTTGTGATgccattttataatttcatatccAATTTTTATAAAGCAAGTTTGAGATGATGGTACGCCTGAGTTTCTTGACATTTTTTTCCCGTTGCTGGACATCCAGTTGTGAAGGCTCACTTCTGGCATCTGGATCTGCGAATTGCACCATAAAATTGTGGGATGTAACAACAAGCACAAGGTCCCAAGGAATGAAGAAAAGTAGGTTTCACAAGTGAAGAAATTTGGCtgtatgatataatatataatgtcTCATATGGTATGGAATCATCtggtaatttttattaatatggtAAAATAGGTGAATCAACAGGAGTGGGACGAATCCAAACAGGCTGAGATCATTGAAAACCCTTGCAACCAAGTCTACTTCTGTGTATAGTTTACAGGTAATTCTTTTCTTCTGAATCAGATGCGTATATATTTCCACTTTTTATGCAACTTCTGAGGTTGGTCTGTATTGTCTGTCTGatcatttatgtatatatatttgttcaaCTTTATGTTTGGATTAGTTTTCTAGAAGGAACCTACTATTTGCAGCTGGGATGCTCTCTAAGAACACGTAATCAGTAAAACCTCTCCCATGACCACCATTTTGATGTTTGGGTGCTGTTAGGTACCATATACTTGCACAGAAGAAGCAAGATGCTGCTAACTAGCTTTTTTTGATGTATTGACATAAACCTTCTCCTTCTGTGTCTTAAATATATTTATCgttcttttataattattgtaTATGTATTAATAGAAGGTCCATTTTGATGCAAAGTAGTCCATCTCATTGTTGTTTATCACGAAACTAGGTTAATTCGGGCAATTAGAAAAGGAAATTTTATGCTCATagacatacatatattttaaagttctttcaatcaatttgctgCTTCTCAGCACTTCTTTCCCCTGACAGCTTTTCTTATATGCAGGGATGTCTTTTCTAGCATTCAGTCAGAGACTATCATGTAAAAGTCATGCAGGGCTTTCTCTTTTGGAGACGGTATGATATTGATCGATTTCCTTAATGATATTTATTTTGCCAaggctttttatcatttttctgttattgttttattttaaaccaTTATTAATACATGGGTGTTTTCTTTTGGTTCTATCACTGGAGGTGAGCAAATGATCTCTGTCTCTGTCTCTTTAAACGGAAGCCGAATCTGAAGTATTTTTATGGCCTTCCCTTTGCTTCAGAATTAGTAATTGAAAGACAGGATACCTCTATTTgcaattcagtttttttttttaaaatttaagatggTTTCTTTACAAGTAAAATATGACCTGCTTTCATATGTGTGAATGCTTATATCTATCTTTTGGACTTTACACTTAACTGTCCTATCTGTATTCTACTTtgatttgacataatttaatttaattgttatctGTTAGTTCAATCAGTTAGTATTGTTGACTCTATCAAAATGctgatttgaattttattattagaatttatatattttaaaaatataattttttgcattttaaccataatagttaatattgttaattgactattgaattaattgattaaattatatcaaattagttGAATGAGCTCTTTGTcataattattattgttaatttgaTGTTTGGATGTTCCATTTTTGGATGTACCATTTTTGTTCATCCGAGAAGAAAGGGTAAAAGGATACTATTTCTTAGGttgctttcatttttttcttttcccttctttttctcctACTTGTTGCATGTGCAGGCACATGAAACCACTAAAACTCCATCTCACTTGaaacttttttttctatttttcaaggAACATCGACACCTGCGTTTCAGTTCTCAGCACATAGTTGTTGGATTCCAGCTTGCAAGTGGCACAATACGTCTCCTCTTCATTTACTTTCTTCATCTTATGATAGGAAAGTAATGTTGTGGGATCTAAGAACAGCGGTATCGTTTTGTATTTTTGCATTCTCATAATTTAACTGTATATTGTTTTTCTGGATATCGTTTTGATGATTACTTTTGTGTGGCAATAGCTCTTTTATGTTTTGACTGGTGTCAAATGCAACAGGAAAAGCCAACTACACTAGATTGCGGTCCAAGAACAATTTGCAGGAGGCACATAATGACTAGCTCCTACCTCTACGAATGCTTGTGGGAGGCATTGCAGCAGCGAATAAGGATGATAACATGCAATTGACACCGTATGTGCTATGAATCCGAATTCAGGTGTGACTTTTAGATATTTTATGTGCAAAAAAGTATTAGAATGTCTTATGTTTGTATGTTAGTTAAGCAGATTATAGATAGAACCTGCAGTAGGATCAACTAATTAGTTGATCAAAAGCTACACCCAATTTTGTAATCGTCTACTTGCATATTTGCATATACTTAATAATAATCTCGTGTCaactaattattctaattttttatttaattgttttgtttcaacattttatttttatttgagttgaaagaagaaaaacacaAATTGCAATTTTGACTtagttaatcaatttaaataatcaatgttgaTATTTCACATGGGAATTAAGTCCTTATTTCAATTAAGAaacttcattataatatcttattttattgatatctttatatttaatctaatttttattatttattttagttttgattttaaatttttatttttattttaatatttaagataacttgagttctaacttttggattttaattgtgttattaatttattattttaaattctaaatttaaattcattaatttttgtatttagttttaaagttaaaattttaatagaaaatttaatttgataatgaattttaaattttatatatttttcatgacctttataatattttgtaatatttttttttgaatttcatgacttttagcggtgtttttaagaaaagcgccgctaaagatcgtgATCTTTAGcggagtttgtaggaaaagcgccgctaaaggtcatgatctttagcggcgtttttttcaaataaacgccGCGAACTTTAGTGGCGccgtctatagcggcgttttttgcggcgcttttaattttagttaaaaaacgtcgctaaaaatTAATTTTGCTGCAGTGTGTTATCGAGGTTCGAAGTTTCTTAGGCAGAGTCCTTCATTGTTATACCtttaacgaaactacttcagaaaaaTGTGTTATTTGAATGGATTAATGAAAGACAGAAAAGTTTTGAGCAACTTAAGGCAATTTTGACTAAGGTACCT contains:
- the LOC107922622 gene encoding tRNA ligase 1, translated to MHSFFVDVNLFKANNERAAGIAKSNNDIVGHVNNGSCTSTIDGLANEDANLMIKLKFLTYKLRTFLIHNGLSILFKDGPAAYRAYYLRQMKIWGTLAGKQRKLSKNLKKHQTFICCEGSLLASGSANCTIKLWDVTTSTRSQGMKKSESTGVGRIQTG